In Synchiropus splendidus isolate RoL2022-P1 chromosome 11, RoL_Sspl_1.0, whole genome shotgun sequence, the DNA window cacacacacacacacacacacacacacacacacacacacacacacacagattttaGGCTGAAAGAAATGGGACAACTAAGTCTCATTTGTGAGATAGTGGGCCTGATACCATCTTCAGGTCAAGCTGATAAACTTGCTGACATGTGGATGCGGAAACAGAGTAGAAAACAAATATTGGCAGAAGTTGTGTTTCAAGGCGTGTCCCTTcacatctgagaaaaaaaaaaaaaacacaaaaattccAGACAACAGATGAAAAAGTTGCGCAAGCTGCAAATAAAAATGGCAGGAAGACAATCCTATAAATAGATgctgaattttaaaaatggattAAAACCATTTAAATGACGTACAGTGGAAATATGAATATTTCGTTTATATTTGGACAAAAGGCTGTATAATATATAAGCATTTTTCTCACATTTGACTTTTAATGATCACCTTGAATTAATAGCGGTTCACATGGTCGCACACTTGCTGAACGTGGAGTGGTACAACAACAGCCGCCAGGGTGGTTACGGCAAGCTCAGCTCGGCGCTGTCCAGGCTGGAGGACACCAATGAAACCACCTACCTGAACCCGATCCGCATCACAGACCTGGTGAGACATTTGGGTGAAATTCTTGTGATCAATTCAGGCGCTCTCTTCAGAATGGCAGTATATATTATGTTGTCAGACAGGAATCACATGCTCTTAAGGGTCACCATGAAGTACTTCCTCGTAGTCCTCCTCACCTGCCAGTGTAACAGTAGAAGTCTTATGACGAGTCCGTGGTCCCATCTTTGCCAAGTCTTCGCTCTGAGGATGATTCTGGATGTTTTGTTATTGCTTCGGAAGATAGAACCACATGTGGTGTAGGTGGATGACTTGTTTGTATCGGGTCTTCTCTCCCATTGGCCATGCAGGATCCACAGCAGATCCCAACCTACTTCGTCTTCACCACCATCGCCGGACTGACCGGCGTCATCATCACGCTcgccctcatcctcatcatcacctcctccatGGAGGTCATCAGGCGCAGCTACTTCGAGGTCTTCTGGTACACCCACcacctcttcatcatcttcttcgcCGGTCTGGTTTTCCACGGTGCCGGGTGAGAGTCCACATCCTCCTCGTCACAGTTCACCCACGCTAATGTGTTCGTGATTTTCTTTACTTTTCGAAATCACATAGGCGAATTGTGAGACGCCAAACAAACCGAGAAGTCCACAATTTCACCTTCTGCAAAGATCGCAGCGATGAGTGGGGGAAGATTCCCGAATGTCCATTTCCACAGTTTGCAGGAGGATTCCCACAGGTTCGGATTCAGGAGCCTCTTCATTTAAACCCTCCTTCCAAATACAAATTTCCCCTCAAAAAATTTTTCGGTTTGCATTTTCTTTCCAGTAAGTTGACCTTTCTGAGTCGTCTTTCTGCAGAACTTTTTCATTTGACATGTTCGGAAATCTGACATGTATCACCTATAGTTTGACTTTTTACTACGCCTAGAAATCCCCGATAATGATGAATTACCAGAGTATATTTTTGTTGCCAACTTTGACATACCTTTGGTCTGCATGTGTCCAGACATGGATGTGGGTGATCGGGCCGATGGTTCTGTACCTCTGTGAGCGTCTGCTGCGCTTCATCCGTTACATACAAACTGTGAAATACAGGAAGGTGAGTCCAAAACCCCTCAGAAATGTCTACACATCCAGTGGTCCCTCGCTGACCTGGTGACCTTTCCACACAGATTGTGATGCGGCCCTCCAAAGttctggagctgcagctggtCAAGAGTGGCTTCAAGATGGAAGTGGGTCAGTACGTCTTCCTCAACTGCCCGTCCATCTCGCAGCTGGAGTGGCATCCTTTCACCATGACCTCTGCCCCCGAGGAGGACTTCTTCAGCGTCCACATTCGCTCGGCCGGCGACTGGACGGACAAGCTCATCAGCATCATGCAGCAGTTGCCGGAGGGAGCGCAGGGCCCGAAGTAAGTGCGCTTTACAGGGCCCTACAGGTACCCAACAATACTGCAAATAACGGCTTCAAACACAGACTTGCGGTCTGACTGAACATCAATTGCTGTCGCATCGCTCACAAATTAAAAAGTAGTGAACACGATAATAGTACTAGATGAGAGCGAAGGGAGATTGGTCCCATACATCTTTCTCAGTGTTGCGGTCATGTAATATGTATCAGGATTTCAGGCATGCATGAGGTCTGAACAGACCAGAAAATCCTGAAATAATTGAGAATCTGTTGCACAGTCAGGTGCCTTTTAAATCCACaactgtgtgcgtgcgtgtgtccaGCCAAAGTAGCACAACttatacttttttaaaataattttttttaattctctgaGGAACTTCAATATTGCGCATTATATTGTTATATAAAGTATACATTATTCTTACAAAGGCAACGCAGCATTGGAAAGTGGGGACCCATAAATGTACACCAGTTTTGATTATCAGAGTTTTCACATTATTAGTGGAGGATTTTAAAATCTAACTTGTACTAAGTGGTTAAGAAAATATCATCACTTGTTAATGTTAATACTTAATGCAGTGACACTGTATTGATATTTAATGAATATTTGAAGTGTGCTAAGGCTCACAGCCTCCTTCAGCACCTTGTAAAAGATCCGGCAACGTAACTTTCCAACCCAGGTTGGAATGTCTGCGTCTGTAAATCACTATGACGGTTGAATCTGAAGGGATAAAGCAGGCATTTGCAGTATTCAAATAATAGCCAACACCTGTGCGTGCTGTAAGAAGTGCCATGCAGCTGAGACCTGACTCTTGCGGCACATGCTATTGGGTATCTGAAAGCCACCGTCTGAACACAAGTCTTGCCTTTATCTCATTCCCAAGTGCACACAACTAGGTAGTGTTTGGATGGGACTTTCGGGGGTTGGACCTCTCCTCCTCGCCCTGCCCGGTCACTTGGTGTCGTGGTGCAGTATAATGTGTCTTTAGTGCATCTAACAATGGCATTGTCTGACAGAATGGCCGTGGACGGACCATTTGGAACTGCCAGCGAGGACGTGTTTGACTATGAGGTCAGCATGCTGGTCGGCGCTGGCATCGGTGTCACTCCCTTTGCCTCCATTCTGAAGTCCATCTGGTACAAATTCAAGGAGTCCAACCCAAAGCTTCGCACCAGAAAGGTAATGAATGTAACCGAATGTTATTCTCAATAAGCTGACTTCTTTAGTGTCTAGAGTTTCTTATCCAAAATGGAAGTAACAGATTTGCTTTccttaaaaagatttttttttatttaatgggTTTAAATATGTCTTATCTATGCCAGTTGCATGACGTAGATACTAAAGACTTTTTATTTCACAGCTTCTCTTTAAAGAACTGAACACAGTTTTTGCGAGTGTTTAAATCTGAATATACTTCAAGCGTTTCTTGCTAAACATTCATGACATACACTCTTGTCACGCTCAAATGTTTGCCATGAGGGACAGTTCATTAGATCATAGTTACTCACAAAGGAGACATGTAAATGCTTGCTGCCCTGACCTCATGAGCACTTCACGTCTACATTCTTTCTCACCTCAAGTACAACAAAGAAGAAGCCCCCAACAGACATGTGTAGTTACTCAATGGTGGTTCGGTAAGGACGACCAGATGAATGTGAGGCTCTCGGTCAAATGTGTTGCTCTCCATGTCAGTGTCAAGCATGATGAATGGCCAAGATAAGCTGCTTTTGTTTCGCCTAGCTCTTTCGTAATGGGATTGTTGACTGACATACCACCTTCCACTTCCTCCTTCCCAGATCTACTTCTATTGGCTCTGCAGGGAAACCAATGCCTTCGAATGGTTTGCCGACCTCCTCCGAGTCCTGgagaaggagatggaggagcGGGGGATGGGCGATTTCCTGACCTATAAACTTTACCTGACCGGATGGGATACAAGCCTCGTACGTGTTCCACCTCATTTACATGGTTGTAGATGAAACAAGATGAGCAGAGAAAACGGATGTCTTCTCTGACTGACCTcttgagtcatgtttgtgtCTACCGTTGCTCCGCCTGACGTCGCCATGTGACAGGGTTGCCTCAACATGGCCTTGGATTGACACATGAACAGTCTGAAAAAAGGAGGGTGTGTTGTGCAAAAATAATCTCTCAATTCTCCTGTTGATTCACAGACCTTTCAGGAGAATGTAAACTTTGACAAGGACACTGATGTCGTCACGGGACTTAAGCAGAAGACAAACTATGGAAGACCCAACTGGGACAAGGAGTTTGAGCTGGTCCGCAAAGAATACCCCATGTAAGAGAGGGCGAGTCCCATttcgttgttttgttttgtcaaaacaaaaagtcaaaacTTAAGTCTTACCATGTGACTTGCATGTTCAGGTCCGTCGTGGGAACGTTCCTGTGTGGTCCTGAAGCGCTAGCCAAAGTCCTGGAGAAGAAATGCGCAAAATACTCAGATGTCGAccccagaaaaacaaaattttaCTTCAATAAGGAGAACTTTTGAAACAAAGGACACGGGCATCAAGCCCTGTTGGTTGTATTCAGAAAAGCAGCTGGGGGAGTTCTGGGGCGTCTTTGTTACAGATGAAACCACTCTTGTCTGTACTTTTGTTGAAGTTGCACAACGTTTTCTGGTGTCTATTGTGGATGTGACCTTTAGTCATATTTCATCATGAATACATAAATCAATTGGCATGTATCCCCTGTTATTGTGCAATATAAGCAGAAACTAATCTCTTGTTGGTGtaaatatttctgtttattttaaatgtaaatatgtgctgatttaaaatgtattaaagctATTTTTAAACTGATCCAGTTCTGATCTCatctttaaaataatttttcacaaatacatGGATATAATTCATTCAATTCATTAATAGCAATTTCCTCAGAACTTGTTACTTTGCTACTTTTGTGCATCAAATACAATTTAATATCACGTGTAAAGAGGGTAAGCAGCatgtacttttattttctaGGTGTTTAACTTTGGGCGGTGTCATCTCTTGACAGGCTCTGATCATGACGCATGTGCACATTTAACCACCACATGACTGTTGACAAGACTGCATTttgtctgaaaaaaatgcacttgtttgttttcattgcacTGACTGTtctaaatgacaaatgaaaacactgttttgCATGTCACACTTTCCTAGAGTCCAAGCGTAATTCGCTACCAATACTGATAAACACAATTTGACAATAGATCAGTATTCCTCTGTTTCATATCTAGTATAAACCTTTgtgaaattgaaatataaaCACGTTAAAAATCTTGCAAATTATTACAAACACTGAACGTTAGAAATTTGGATTCATTCTTCTTTGCATTTTCTTAAATGTAATGAAATAGCAATGAGTCACAGTGGGAATAGCTGAGCGTCACTTTCTTTGTAAGTTATCGTCAGAAACAGTACCTTTTTTTAAGATTCTCAAATACACAGCTCTActttcatttcctcccacattcccGCACCTTGACCTGGCTGGTCAAGAGTCAGTGCTGTTGCCTCTTGCCAACATCAGCGAGCTAAATATGACGGCGCTGGATGaccgccagcagcagcaccagcgtCTTCTTGTCATTATGACGGTTTGGTTCCTGTTGGCAGTATTTAGATTAGTGTGTAAATCTTTGACTGTAAACATTCAAAGATCAGCCAGATCTGTGATCCACTTCCTGGACAAGTCCAGATGAGCGATAAGGTTCATTCATCGATAAAGTTCATCACGTGTTTTGGAAATATTCATCCTTTAAGTCCAGTTTCTCTGAGACCAAGGTGATGTTTTCAATGTGAAGATGTCAATTGTAATGTGCCAGGATCAGGGGAAATAGAACGGAGCTTTGTGGATTCTTGACCATACGTCATTCTCAGACATTTCCTTGTTACTGTAATTCATATGAACCAGGAAGTGATGGGTCACGTAGCCAGTGATTAATCTTCCACATGTTGGGTTCTGAAAAAAACCAAGCCTCAAATCTGTTGTCCTTTTATTGGCAAAACAATTACAGAGTTGGGATACGTGGCGGTCAGAAGGGAAATGATGAGAACgcgacaacaaaaacactataCAATACATATCAAACTAAACTTCAGAGCGTGGCCCAATTTGGACACCTgaaacagatgaaaagaaattagAACTGTGTGGGACCAACGGGAAGCGTGTTGCGAGACCGATCCTGTCACCTGGTCGCGTCGTCTCACGGAGCTCCCGCCGTCTTCTGGATCTGCTCCTTGAGGATGAGGATGCTCTGCCTCTGCTCCATGGGCAGCATGGCGATCTGCTCCGGGGTCAGCTGCAGCACTTGCATGATGAGTGCAGCCTGTGGAGCAGAGGCACTCGATGACAAACCTGTCCAACCGGTGCATTCTTTCACACAAAGACCTTTTAAAAACCCTGTCTTCTCCAGGTGACGCTTGAGTACAAAGCAACTttcaacaaaaagaagaaagcaAACCATTGCTTTTGTCACGCTGCCGACAGCATTTGCAAGCTGTGAACTGATAACAGAAGATGAAGACGATTGCTGAGACGAAATCATGTCACAGTCTCATTCACCCAGAACGCTGAAAGTATTTGTCAATTCACCGACTCATCAGAAGTTAAATGAAACGTGGCAAGACGCTTGAGGCAACTGTGGGCCGAGACCAAACCTGAGTCCACTCAGTGCATGCTCCTCAAACACTGGACAGAGTATGGCACACTATACATTTCTAAAGACTATCAACATGACACAGACACGTCCGTCATATTTCCATCACAAGTCCCTCCGGTTCGCTGGTGAAATTTGTCAGGGATTCAGAAACGAATGTGCTCACCTTTTCTTGGTCTTGTGTGGAGACCTGACCAGGGCTGTAGCCTCCCCCGGATGGAGGAACACCTGGCATTCCAGGACCCTACGGAAGAACCATCAAAATCTCACTGAACTATCAAGAACATGAATAGAAATTTGATGATTATTTAACGTAATGTAATAACATAACACACTGCCGTCTCATTATGAAATTCACACGCGACTACAAAAACCTCCTTTTGCAGGTCATGTCAGAAATATCTAACGAATCGACAGCTGAGCCACCTAATGAACATATTGTATGGACTTTGTTGCTATGGTGGCTTCAGGTTTATTTGTCAGCCGTGCGGGAAACCACAGATATGTTGTAAGCAATAAAGAAATGAGTCAGTGATGCAAGGTCAGAAACCCGACAGAACAATGAGGCAAGTGTCACGGCAGGGCGTGTGCACGTTTACTTCTCCATTTCATAACCATTTAGGACAAGAACaactaccgtattttccggactatagagcgcaccacattattagctgcacccaccaaatctaagaaggaaaatttatctttttcatacataagccgcaccagtctataagccgcgggtgcaccgttgctgtctgtgccacagaaaatgcatgaggatcacttctagcgatcctctagtactagttttgaaaacggggtccagcgtcgagactgactcatgaaacaatcttgccaatgttctgaactccagtcatgaactcctcacgtcttatttacatttaaagtgttcacaaagcgctgttttcaccctccagtagatcgtctgtgttagcagagctgcggacacgcgggcgaaaacagcgcaatttgagcgctttaaaggtaaataaaacgcccgtgatgtcatcggtttgatgtgacgaagctcaatatttttgccagcaaagatcatgctcattagactctaaaaactcgggatgctccgagagacagggaagcagctgtcttcaacctctttcatgaaagttctcactctggacggttgcaaacgtttcagattcaggtggtggaccgcgaacgctgcatctgacacacacaagactgcagcggattcggccgcggttgattccgtcttaaaacggcacctgagaaaggctgctcatctggcgcggtgaaattaatgattatttctcgggcaatatgcttcgcgttctgaacgtcacgctcagaccggcgagtgtcgcgagtgaccgctggttcctgcagtttcactttcatgagcaccagaaaactctctgtgctccgtcaagtgctggtgttttaaatatcgtattgaattcgtggcgttgacgccttttaacgtgcatgtgctgcaggatgcaaacttgacatgacagactgaaaaaagcttccgcattagacacgccgttgccaagcgagtggcgagtcgggagggaggagcagacgcatcacaaaccgcgggcggtgcctcatcagaacggctgctgtcacatgtgatcggattttgtgaccggcaatgacaggcagtggtcggcattcacagatcacaagtTCAgtctttcataatcggtggccgattgattggaatatccctgtaaaaatccatatattagccacattgttttataagccgcagggttcagaccacgagaaaaaagtagtggttagtATAGTATATTagtatagtccggaaaatacggtacttcCTGCTGCTCTTGTAACAGTGAACAGAGAAAAGGACCCACAGGGGACTTCATTTTTTATCAAGCAGAGTCGTGAAATTTTACCTGTCTCGAAGGTGGGGGAGCGTTCGGACCCATGTTGTGGGGCATGGGCCCTTGCATTCCCACCGACATTGGCACCCGCTGCCCAGGCACCGGACCGCCACGGCTATCCATCCCTCTGGGGTCACGACCTGAATGCACAACCACAGTTGGGACCGGGTCTGATTTTGTCACCTCATCCCTGACAACTTCATGGCGCTTCATGTTTCTGATGAAATTCAGGGACAGTTTAATGTGATCCgctctctctgctctcttcaGACAGAACCATCATCTCCTGACCTAAACAATACTTGGCTTGCTGTGCAGTGCAGCAGCATGTCTTCATGGGAAAGTCCAACCGGAGGAACCAGTGAAAGCTCACTCGAACATGcacaacatgaaagttgatATTTGAACAAACACAATACCCTTAACCACAATGGAGTTTTGTGTCAAGAAAATGTTGACTATTCCAGAAATGCATTGGGTTTGTCTGGCAGCCGGAACAAAAGGCAGGCCATTAAAGTCCAGGAAACAGCTGAAGAAACTGCACCAACCTCTGGTTTCCATCGGGGGGCCTCGGGGTTCCATCATTGGTGGCCCTCTGGGGTCGCCCATCAT includes these proteins:
- the nox1 gene encoding NADPH oxidase 1 — its product is MGNWIINHGLTSFIIVIWMGINIFLFVWFYFSYDLGDDFYYTRHLLGSALAWARAPAAVLNFNCMLILLPVCRNLLSLIRGSFMCCGRTMRKQLDKNLSFHKLVAYMIGLMTAVHMVAHLLNVEWYNNSRQGGYGKLSSALSRLEDTNETTYLNPIRITDLDPQQIPTYFVFTTIAGLTGVIITLALILIITSSMEVIRRSYFEVFWYTHHLFIIFFAGLVFHGAGRIVRRQTNREVHNFTFCKDRSDEWGKIPECPFPQFAGGFPQTWMWVIGPMVLYLCERLLRFIRYIQTVKYRKIVMRPSKVLELQLVKSGFKMEVGQYVFLNCPSISQLEWHPFTMTSAPEEDFFSVHIRSAGDWTDKLISIMQQLPEGAQGPKMAVDGPFGTASEDVFDYEVSMLVGAGIGVTPFASILKSIWYKFKESNPKLRTRKIYFYWLCRETNAFEWFADLLRVLEKEMEERGMGDFLTYKLYLTGWDTSLTFQENVNFDKDTDVVTGLKQKTNYGRPNWDKEFELVRKEYPMSVVGTFLCGPEALAKVLEKKCAKYSDVDPRKTKFYFNKENF